The DNA window tcaactGGAAGTGCATAATGTGTTtgaaatacttaataaatctCGTATTACGGAATGTGTAGTACAAGTACGTATCTTTGTTTcgataattttacatatatgtaagTATACCACATGcatgaatttttcaaatagATACGCTGTATCTGTACCTCACGTAAGTAGATATTCATCCTAAATGTTAGAATGCACACGAACATTTTATTACTGCATTTTATAGCTTTTAATCGACATTGCAGGtgattaattgaaataaattgaacCCAGCTGAAAGAATTTCTTGAACAAAAGTCAACCTGGGGAGATCTCGAACGTTTCTAAGGGAGCTACAAGATGGAAGTTGATCTCGAGCCGATAaggaattaaatgaataaGCCCTCGTGTCAATCAACGCATCATTTCAGGAAGATAACGAAGAGGATCGTTGACGGCCTGGGTTCGAAAATGTAAATCGTGCGCACGCAAGAGAAGCAAGAGCCGATGACATGGCGCGGCGCCTCAGTTTATCGCCGAGACCTAACCCGGCCCCCCCTGGACCCGGTCCCCCCCTGTCACTGCTCTGATAGGTGACGCATGATACCCGGTGGTGGCGACGGCGGCCGTTTCTCCCGACCGTCCGTCGTTCGTGCCTGGATCGCGGTCAGTACGCGTAGTCGGCACGGTGCGCGCGGTTCGGGGTTTTGGGGTCTCGCGCATGAATGCACGCAAATCTCCACTGTATTTTTCGCTCGCCGCCTCGTACCCAGTCTCGCGTCGTCTCCCTTCCTCCCTCACGACGGGTCGGACCAGCACCGCGTAGGATGACCGATTCCCAAATCGAGATGCATTACACCCCGCCGACGTCGGACACCATCCAGACGAAGCCGTTCCCGATACGAGGTAATATTTTGAGTCTTCTCGCCGTCTCGCTTTTTATCTgtctccctctttctcgcgcgatcgcgcgggaCGCCCGGACTACCTCCGTCTCCCTGCCGCCCGCCCGTCTCAACCCCTTCGCCACCCTTCCCCCACGCACTCGTGAGATCGAACACGTGCGAAGAACGTGGGCCCCGCGTTTGCGTTTCGTAGGAAGTTCAAGGCCTCCGATCTCGCGGTCAATGTACCGGGTGTCTTCTCCTCGGTGTCGCGTTGCACCGGTTTCGTCGTCACGGTGATCGGCGTGATCCCGTCGATGCAGAGCGCCCGAGCGGCGACCGCGGACGGGTAACCgcggatatatttttctttccgaagAGCAGCCACGCGAATTTCCGCTCGGGTATATTTTCCAAGCACGGTatggaaaagaaaatcctATTTGTTTGCCTCGATTCTCGGCAAAAACGAAAGTTCGTtcatttttgcaaatatttttaattattttacattatgcaatttttttttcactgtaGCGTATATTCgttttaacagaaaaaaaagtaatgagataaaaaaaaacaaatatttgtcTCTTGTTCGTTTCAGCTAAGGCAGATTAATTTCAatcttgatttaatttatttttttataattttaggaattaagagaagataaaaaatataaatcgaaaCGATAGCTAATCTACagcgaagaaaaattgatGTTAATGTTCACAGATCGTTGTCTTAAAAGAAGACTAAGAAACGAACGTACTTGACGCATGGCGTATCGCGTTGGGACTGCAAGATAAATTATcactttttgttttatgaGTAACCTTGAACAGTCGAAGGCAGTCAGAGTATTTAACGTCGAAAAGCAAATAAACTCGTCATTTTTGTCCATGTTGACGGAATTAACTGTCTCATTTCCTTCACGCGCGAGGATAAACAATTTGATACAGCGATATGCATATTATCTCCTTATAAGGAAGTAAAACTCGATAGATAAATCCATTGGACGTAAGATAACGTAGCCAGGCGCATTACATTTATCCGTGAAGAAAGAACGGTATTAACGAgatattacaaaagaaaaaaaaattacacatgATAAATGATCGTAAATTATTAGATGCATTCGTATCTTCGATTTCGAATCGATAAGACCagctattatttaaaattgttattttcttttgaagCACGCAAGAACCGGAATCTTACTGCAGACTTCGTATTCTTTACTTTAAACTTTTcagaaagaattatttattggaTTACGATCTTTATTATggattataatcattaataaagatatcatTACAGAATCATTAATTATGCGACTTGACAGAATCAAAGAGACCTTCGAtctaaactttaaaatatcttatctTCTTTCAAGCGTATCTTggatattctttaaaatatatttgtattatgttatatttatttatctcaaaTATTCTTCAATGACAATGTTggaataattacgaaattaatgaTAGAACATCACGTGCGTATTATACGCTCATTTAGTAAATGAGAGGTGCCTGATTTAGGCAGAAAACAGTTTTTTAGTATTTCGTTTTGATGTATATTTAGATCTAGTTTTATAAGCGATCTCGAAATTTTAatctatatattatataatgtaacactttttttattacgttaaaattttctaaaagtgcatatatttttttatttaaaaattaaattaatatataactttaactTTATGTGCACACGTAAAAAAATCTTGTGTTTGATTTTCTGAAAGTTATTTCTTGTTCaacatctctttttttttttttttttataggtgAACGAGCTAATTTCGTGAATAAGCCACATGTGATCGCGATGGTCGGCCTGCCGGCTCGCGGCAAGACCTACATATCTAAGAAGCTTTGTCGATATCTCAATTGGATTGGCATCAGCACAAAGGTCTTTAACTTAGGCGAGTATAGGCGGCATGCCACCACGGCCTATCAATGTCACGAGTTCTTCCGTCCCGATAACATAAAAGCTATGGCGATACGAACGCAGTGCGCGAAAGACGCTTTGAATGACGTCTGTCAGTGGCTAGAAAGTGGCGACGGCGAGGTCGCCGTTTTCGACGCCACCAACTCCACGGTCGAGAGACGTCAGCTCATACGCGACATCGTTGTACGCAAGATGGGTTTTAAGCTGTTCTTCGTTGAGTCGGTGTGCAATGATCCAGAAATTGTTGAGCAGAACATTATGGAAGTATGTATTCAAGAAACATCCAGATAGCAATTGGACAATCCTGTACTTAATAGAtacatttagaaaaattatattgattggttttttttaatagtttactATGTTagtcttttatattaatattgatgttAATAACAGGTTTAGTGAATgtatgatatatttaattatgtagtatggatatataaatattttataagaatgatTTCTTTACAAGGTAAAAGTGAGTAGCCCGGATTACGCGAATATGAAGAAAGAAGATGTGCTCGCGGACTTTATGCAGCGAATCGAGCACTATCAAGAGCGATATCAGCCGCTGGACGAAGAGCGCGAGAGCGACCTGTCGTTCATGAAAATATACAACACCGGCGAGAAGGTGCTGGTTCATAAGCACGAAGGCCATATACAAAGTAGAATAGTTTACTACCTTATGAACATTCATATTGTGCCACGCACGATTTACTTGACCAGGCATGGTGAGAGCCTGATGAACCTCGATGGCAGGATAGGCGGCGATTCAGACTTGAGCGAGCGAGGACATGATTATGCTAAGGCACTGGCAGACTATATCAGTAGTCAGAACATACAGGTAATTTTCCTTGACCTTTTCAATATCcaattttatcgatttattaataattatatatattagatgccgataaaaaattttatttaatctctgATCACTATAATCtaatatttagtttttaataatagtaaaataaatacaactgtacaagaaaattgaaatgtaaaatatcaaaactgtattttatataattattaatatatgcatattttatgCATACATAAATGTAAGAGCTGTTATCGTCGCAGGTTACTTTGACCATCTTACAtgcacttaattttttaagcaattttatatgaattaaataacatcTGCAGGGTTTAAGAGTTTGGACTAGCTGGCTGAAAAGAACTATTCAAACCGCGGCTGACGTGCAGGCACCGCAGGAAAGGTGGAAAGCTCTCAACGAAATTGATGCcgtaagttaaaatattatacgtatatattaagtaattaatcaatttttttacctttatcTTCTTCGTGAATTATCTTAGGGTATTTGCGAAGAGATGACTTACGAAGAAATCGCTTCCAAGTATCCTACGGACTTTGCTGCGAGAGATCAAAACAAATTCTCGTATCGTTATCCGAGGGGGGAGAGTTACGAAGATCTTGTTGCACGACTGGAGCCTGTAATAATGGAATTGGAACGACAGGGTAACGTTTTAGTCGTTAGTCATCAAGCGGTCTTACGGTGTTTACTTGCGTACTTTTTGGATAAAAATGCAGgttagtaaaaatttttaaataaaatattgtaatgtattattattcattatatcATAGGATATTGAAATCTATTCTCGATTATTTGCATGAGCAAATGATTCAAACCGCAGCATTAGCTCAATACGTAATATCCACGTTATGATGTCTAAGAATGGAGAGATTTGAATATCGAAACGCTAACAACAGCTTTCGGCCTTCGACGTATTGAAATCTGTTCAGAAAATAAGCGATAAATATAGTCGTCCACGCAAAAACGGATTATAATGACGTAATTGTTCGTTTCATTGTTCGGTGAAATAGCTATATTTATTCTCGCTTTACGACTCTTTTAATATGATCTTATTAACGCGCACGAAGATCGAGTATCCaagatattcattttttatttccatataTAGTAGGTTCAAATTGTTCCTATTTTCAGATGAACTACCGTATTTGGAAGTACCTTTGCATACTATTATGAAGCTAACACCGGTCGCTTACGGTTGCAAAATGGACACGATTCACCTAGGGATAAACGCCGTGGACACTCATCGGCCGAAACCAAAGGTAgaatttatcataataaaGTCGTAACAATTATGTTTTTCTCCCTCGAAAGTGCTTTACTTgctgaaaatagaaataataagagCAAGTACCTTCTCGTTTTGCTTGCTAATTTTCCGACGCTGATACTCTATACCAACGAAATATACATTGtgcttatattttaatgttctCGAAATGCTTGACACTTAACTGTACTGGAaacacaaattatttaattttttgtctttaatcAAAATATCCTTAGAGTCATTTGTACCTGTTAAAAAACAAATCACTTtcataaattagaaattcatcgcatgcattttttttattttttttttttatggatttGGGACAAATGTGTTATTTGTGtgctttattataaatttattatatttgcattataTGAAATCATAACGTTATATGATGTCTCATGACGTTAATCTTGTttgaattgtaaaaaaattatttgtagtCATATTTCTGCTGGATAATTGTTAATCTATATTTACATATGCTGTACTTTCAGAAAGTATAAGCGTTATTGCGGAACCATTATGGTactaaatgtatatttataagcTCGTTCACAGCGATATGATGACGACATTCTATGGAATTTATATTCAATCAATCACTGTAACAgttgtgaaataattatatatgcaattaaacttatattttgATCGTTCAGAAAGAAGTAACGAACTGAATCATGATAAAATtgaatgatatatatttttcaaggttgtatctcttaattaaaaacttacgAAACTAgttatattcaaattaattaattgtaaaagatTAACAGAATGTAAAATTGCAGATGATAGAGGTAAATGGATTGGTATCTCCTTACGCAAGGCAAATTGTACTTATATATGGGCAATTATGTATTCCAgcgtaaaaataacgaaagcACATTGATGCAAAGTTATCCATAAACGGCTTAAAAATCGAAGCTGTAGCATTGCTGCTGATTTCAATTGTTTTAATACGCTAATAAAGCTCTTTGTGGCAAATCTGCTGTAGAGCATGTATCCTCGATAGAGAAATATATCCTTTTCAGTCTGCATTTATATGCAGGCTGCTCTTTTCTTCGCAAGCGCACGTTGCGGCAAACGCTAAAATGCCCATTGTGGAACTTTCAATTTTCAGATCCCGGGATATCTAGACGAGAAATTTCGAGGGATGGGGAACCTACTACGCACGTGATAACAACGATATTCGTAAAGCACGACGCAGAGCTATTCCCTACCGTTGATATACCG is part of the Cardiocondyla obscurior isolate alpha-2009 linkage group LG14, Cobs3.1, whole genome shotgun sequence genome and encodes:
- the Pfrx gene encoding 6-phosphofructo-2-kinase/fructose-2,6-bisphosphatase isoform X1, producing the protein MHANLHCIFRSPPRTQSRVVSLPPSRRVGPAPRRMTDSQIEMHYTPPTSDTIQTKPFPIRGERANFVNKPHVIAMVGLPARGKTYISKKLCRYLNWIGISTKVFNLGEYRRHATTAYQCHEFFRPDNIKAMAIRTQCAKDALNDVCQWLESGDGEVAVFDATNSTVERRQLIRDIVVRKMGFKLFFVESVCNDPEIVEQNIMEVKVSSPDYANMKKEDVLADFMQRIEHYQERYQPLDEERESDLSFMKIYNTGEKVLVHKHEGHIQSRIVYYLMNIHIVPRTIYLTRHGESLMNLDGRIGGDSDLSERGHDYAKALADYISSQNIQGLRVWTSWLKRTIQTAADVQAPQERWKALNEIDAGICEEMTYEEIASKYPTDFAARDQNKFSYRYPRGESYEDLVARLEPVIMELERQGNVLVVSHQAVLRCLLAYFLDKNADELPYLEVPLHTIMKLTPVAYGCKMDTIHLGINAVDTHRPKPKMIEVNGLVSPYARQIVLIYGQLCIPA
- the Pfrx gene encoding 6-phosphofructo-2-kinase/fructose-2,6-bisphosphatase 1 isoform X2 → MHANLHCIFRSPPRTQSRVVSLPPSRRVGPAPRRMTDSQIEMHYTPPTSDTIQTKPFPIRGERANFVNKPHVIAMVGLPARGKTYISKKLCRYLNWIGISTKVFNLGEYRRHATTAYQCHEFFRPDNIKAMAIRTQCAKDALNDVCQWLESGDGEVAVFDATNSTVERRQLIRDIVVRKMGFKLFFVESVCNDPEIVEQNIMEVKVSSPDYANMKKEDVLADFMQRIEHYQERYQPLDEERESDLSFMKIYNTGEKVLVHKHEGHIQSRIVYYLMNIHIVPRTIYLTRHGESLMNLDGRIGGDSDLSERGHDYAKALADYISSQNIQGLRVWTSWLKRTIQTAADVQAPQERWKALNEIDAGICEEMTYEEIASKYPTDFAARDQNKFSYRYPRGESYEDLVARLEPVIMELERQGNVLVVSHQAVLRCLLAYFLDKNADELPYLEVPLHTIMKLTPVAYGCKMDTIHLGINAVDTHRPKPKKV